From the Variovorax paradoxus genome, the window CTGATTCCGGAGCTGCCCTTTTTCACGTTGCTGGCGAACCGCAGGTTCCCGGTGACCGACTGGATACGCAAGCCCGAGGAGTTCGACTACATCGTCGAGCCCGACGTGTTCCACGACCTGTTCGGCCACGTGCCGATGCTGTTCGACCCGACCTTCGCCGACTACGTCCAACGCTATGGTGCGGGCGGCATCAAGGCGCATGAACTGGGCGCCGGAGAAAAGCTTGCGCGGCTTTACTGGTACACGGTCGAGTTCGGCCTGATTCGCCAGCCGGATGGCCTGCGCGCGTACGGTGCCGGCATCCTGAGTTCGGTCGGCGAGCTGAAGCATGCGGTGCTGAGCGACGAACCACGCCGCCTGCCGCTGGACCTGCTGCGCGCGATGCGGACGCGTTACAAGATCGACACCTACCAGGCGAACTACTTCGTGATCGACAGCTTCGCGCAGCTGTTCGATTTCACGGCGCCCGACTTCACGCCACTGTACGACGCACTGGAGGCCATGCCCGACATCGCACCCGGCGTGCTGCTGCCGGGCGAGTCCGGCAAGGCCTGAGTCGCTCCCGGTTCGCGAGCCGCCGCACGACGGCGGCGCCTATCGCACGCGCGACAGGCGACGCTTCTTCCTAGGACAAGCCCGCTGGCGGCGGAGGTGCAACGCCTCCCACAATCCGCGCCAAAGGAGCTTGCATGCAGACCACATCCGCGCGATCCAACTACCCGGCCGGCGTCCCGCACGAGATTCATCCCGAGCAGTACCGCTCCCTGCCTCACATGTTCGACGAGGCCTTCGCCCGCCATGCGGACAAG encodes:
- the phhA gene encoding phenylalanine 4-monooxygenase, whose protein sequence is MDAPAAAVVTPAVYGASDRPPRGDYSRGGKVMADYTCPQDWASYTAADHDTYRRLYERQAAQLPGLACDAFINALPSLGVKDRIPRFDDLNERLHRATGWEIVAVPGLIPELPFFTLLANRRFPVTDWIRKPEEFDYIVEPDVFHDLFGHVPMLFDPTFADYVQRYGAGGIKAHELGAGEKLARLYWYTVEFGLIRQPDGLRAYGAGILSSVGELKHAVLSDEPRRLPLDLLRAMRTRYKIDTYQANYFVIDSFAQLFDFTAPDFTPLYDALEAMPDIAPGVLLPGESGKA